The proteins below are encoded in one region of Passer domesticus isolate bPasDom1 chromosome 22, bPasDom1.hap1, whole genome shotgun sequence:
- the CROCC gene encoding rootletin isoform X1 codes for MIRGPGAIPHPGGVKAASPLGNPGSLHPGAFPAGASSGLRSLRSAGLGALRERSVPGAMASLLSLQEENRILQQELSRVEDLLAQSRAERDELAIKYNALSERLEQSLRLEPEEAAESRSLAQHNIELRRLLEEEQAAYKRKLQAYQEGQQRQAQLVQKLQAKVLQYKKKCGEVEQQLLEKATELEQERLTIQLDASGSQPDEESSNELENALIRLEEEQQRSSSLVQVNSMLREQLEQANVANAALSEDIRKLTADWARARDELEQREAEWRREEESFNTYFSNEHSRLLTLWRQLVTFRRHFGDMKATTERDLSELGHEVSRTGRAAHAACLHLAANLRLAESQAGAARERQELRLEQLQEQLAARARDAEREKANLAARLAELTAALERRRSEDEEKERAVEALTLQLRELEAARAREPTPEQVQALRSELELLRRTLHEVTQAVLADDPELPTPAVSPPCPPVSPPCPAVSPLRSLSASAAAAAVHAALSRRQLQLQEARSQVEAGREAAGSLRRELGMLEQRLEQLGAEAGSCRRAQEEAQREGLQLRAQVEGLRRELCRAEAALAEEQQRAGALQQEREQLRRRSEGLQDSRDQADRDAQAALEQLEHSQQQVQELEAQRARAQRELLEAREELSRALLEAELARGEQEALAEALGKAQGSCGELAEARRAAEAEESRLRDALAKTSELAAGLARDKAELGRRLERLEQERERGRLRSRELCRELALLRARLESGPRPGGERRELERPRGEPRDDGRGLREELRELRGLHERLRHSLGQAVQEQSAAGEALARARAEQERLRAEQERLGRTQAALAQDGAGLAVQLAAAQRQERHRDREAAGLRSEKEGLESTVFQLQQELAQLQTRNQQLEAQGRTLTQAKEALEAELGVARRERAQELRERRQAVAVAEAAAVAAALQSARDTHREQLEHLQREKEELEAERGQLVQEHEELVAELAAARQQRQSEKQQALALQEEERVALAGTLEGLQRSLDEATAELEQRRREVTGHQEKEQALAAELRSLRARAEEAALSHEREASTLRDQAAAAAKQRDSALREAEEARAQLRAGAEARAAARQELLEAQREARDSREGRDTERRRAQEARRALGDAAREKEALQRSNEELRAALRRAEGERISLKRSGEDKEQQLALLEAARAAAEREVSELRAALRGLERARLESRRELQELRRQVKELDSENSRRGRELGELQARVALEEQREQRSRREASGLRQKVAESEAGTEAARKELQQLQQRLAAAEQEFRRREQELSRSLEEARGNEKKLLADARNLQLKVEAARAEVAELGLRLSAAQGRAQGLEAELARGEEQRRATESRLGGLQATLRRTVAVARAKGGVPEGPGSPSPLADPDPDPDPEALRAALREFLRELQDAQREREELRGQLGSLGRRLAEAEAERDSAGARAQRLQKLLDESEQERRELSGARASLLLQDENLRRSQRECRGLRERLSALESGMRAAERERRAGQPGWERGAAQACPAHPGSTPALRRLQEKLGELEEARQRLELCESRSARLELQRRALQAELGRARRAVAERDAEAREARQRAEQLRTQLAQAESRSGPFPVPPGSGSKGEAPDGSLLHERLLQLQNALAAGETDRRLLQEGLEEARRALAEARREKGMLREQLREQRELGTLRELEMLREPGMPREPGTLREPGMPPEQGMSPEPSLDRQQEERDPPGRAGSARLPAGPDPPPGSAERELEEARKRIQVLRAQVSALELRARPLPEAPAELQRELERLRLGRGGLEEQIALLKEQELQRHPSGT; via the exons ATGATCCGGGGTCCCGGCGCCATCCCGCATCCCGGGGGTGTTAAAGCCGCTTCACCCCTTGGCAACCCCGGCTCGCTCCACCCCGGAGCTTTTCCTGCCGGAGCCAGCTCGGGGTTAAGGAGCTTACGGAGCGCGGGGCTCGGGGCCCTCCGGGAGCGCTCCGTCCCGG GAGCCATGGCCtcgctgctgtccctgcaggaggagaacaggatcctgcagcaggagctgtcccgCGTCGAGGACCTGCTGGCCCAGAGCCGGGCCGAGCGCGATGAGCTGGCCATCAAGTACAACGCCCTCAGCGAGCGG ctggagcagagcctgcgGCTGGAGCCGGAGGAAGCAGCCGAGAGCCGGAGCCTGGCCCAGCACAACATCGAGCTCcggaggctgctggaggaggagcaggctgCCTACAAGAGGAAGCTCCAGGCCTACCAGGAGGGCCAGCAGCGCCAGGCCCAGCTGGTGCAGAAGCTCCAAGCCAAG GTGTTGCAGTACAAGAAGAAATGTGGGGaagtggagcagcagctgctggagaaggcgacggagctggagcaggagaggcTGACA ATCCAGCTGGATGCCAGCGGCTCCCAGCCCGACGAGGAGAGCAGCAACGAGCTGGAGAACGCCCTGATCCggctggaggaggagcagcagag gagcagcagcctggtgcAGGTGAACTCGATGCTGCGGGAGCAGCTGGAACAGGCCAACGTGGCCAACGCGGCGCTGAGCGAGGACATCCGGAAGCTCACGGCGGACTGGGCACGGGCCCGGGACGAGCTGGAGCAGCGGGAGGCGGAGTGGAggcgggaggaggag TCCTTCAACACGTACTTCAGCAACGAGCACAGCCGGCTCCTGACCCTCTGGCGGCAGCTGGTGACCTTCAGGCGCCACTTCGGGGACATGAAGGCCACCACCGAGAG GGACCTGTCGGAGCTGGGCCACGAGGTGTCGCGGACGGGCCGCGCCGCCCACGCCGCCTGCCTGCACCTGGCTGCCAACCTGCGGCTGGCCGAGAGCCAGGCGGGCGCGGCCCGCGAGCGGCAGGAGCTgcgcctggagcagctgcaggagcagctggcgGCGCGGGCACGGGACGCGGAGCGGGAGAAAGCAAACCTGGCAGCGAG gctggcgGAGCTGACGGCGGCCCTGGAGCGCCGCCGGAGCGAGGATGAGGAGAAGGAGCGGGCGGTGGAAGCGCTGACCCTGCAGCTGCGGGAGCTG GAGGCCGCACGTGCCCGGGAGCCGACGCCGGAGCAGGTGCAGGCTCTGCGCTccgagctggagctgctgcgcCGGACGCTGCACGAGGTCACCCAG GCGGTTCTGGCAGATGACCCCGAGCTCCCCACACCTGCAGTgtcccctccgtgtccccccgtgtcccctccgtGTCCCGCCGTGTCCCCTCTCCGCAGCCTCTCTGCCagcgccgctgccgctgccgtcCACGCAGCCCTGAGCCGGcgccagctccagctgcag GAGGCCCGGAGCCAGGTGGAGGCGGGCCGGGAGGCGGCCGGGAGCCTGCGGcgggagctgggaatgctggagcagcggctggagcagctgggagccgaggccgggagctgccggcgggcgcaggaggaggcCCAGCGGGAGGGGCTTCAGCTGCGGGCCCAGGTCGAGGGGCTGCGCAG GGAGCTGTGCCGCGCGGAGGCGGCgctggcagaggagcagcagcgtgcgggggccctgcagcaggagcggGAGCAGCTGCGGCGCCGCAGCGAGGGGCTGCAGGACTCCCGGGACCAGGCTGACCGCGACGCCCAGGCTGCCCTcgagcagctggagcacag ccagcagcaggtgcaggagctggaggcgcagcgggcgcgggcgcagcgggagctgctggaggcGCGGGAGGAGCTGAGCCGGGCGCTGCTGGAGGCGGAGCTGGCCCGGGGCGAGCAAGAGGCGCTGGCAGAGGCCCTGGGCAAG GCGCAGGGCAGCTGCGGGGAGCTGGCGGAGGCCCGGCGGGCGGCGGAGGCGGAGGAGTCGCGGCTGCGGGACGCGCTGGCCAAGACCAGCGAGCTGGCGGCCGGGCTGGCCCGGGACAAGGCGGAGCTGGGCCGGCGGCTGGAGCGGCTGGAGCaggagcgggagcggggccggctgCGCAGCCGGGAGCTGTGCCGGGAGCTGGCGCTGCTGCGGGCGCGGCTGGAGAGCGGCCCCCGCCCCGGCGGCGAGCGGCGGGAGCTGGAGCGGCCACGGGGGGAGCCCCGGGACGACGGGCGGGGGTTGCGGGAGGAGCTGCGGGAGCTGCGCGGGCTCCACGAGCGGCTGCgccacagcctgggccag GCGGTGCAGGAGCAGAGCGCGGCGGGCGAGGCGCTGGCGCGGGCGCGGGCGGAGCAGGAGCGGCTCCGGGCTGAGCAGGAGCGGCTGGGCCGGACCCAGGCGGCGCTGGCCCAGGACGGGGCCGGGCTGGCCGTGCAGCTGGCGGCTGCCCAGCGCCAGGAGCGGCACCGCGACCGCGAGGCCGCCGGGCTCAG GTCGGAgaaggaggggctggagagcaccgtgttccagctgcagcaggagcttgcCCAGCTCCAGACCCGCAATCAGCAGCTGGAGGCCCAAGGCCGGACACTGACCCAGGCCAAGGAGGCGCTGGAGG cgGAGCTGGGCGTggcgcggcgggagcgggcGCAGGAGCTGCGGGAGCGGCGCCAGGCGGTGGCAGTGGCCGAGGCGGCCGCGGTGGCAGCGGCACTGCAGAGCGCCCGTGACACGCAccgggagcagctggagcacctCCAGCGCGAGAAG gaggagctggaggccGAGCGGGGCCAGCTGGTGCAGGAGCACGAGGAGCTGGTGGCCGAGCTGGCGGCAGCGCGGCAGCAGCGCCAGAGCGAGAAGCAGCAG gctctggcgctgcaggaggaggagcgggtggccctggcagggaccCTGGAGGGGCTCCAGCGGAGCCTGGACGAGGCCACGGCCGAGctggagcagcggcggcgagagGTCACAGGCCaccaggagaaggagcag GCCTTGGCCGCGGAGCTGCGCTCGCTGCGGGCGCGGGCGGAGGAGGCGGCGCTGAGCCACGAGCGGGAGGCGAGCACGCTGCGGGACCAAGCGGCAGCGGCGGCCAAGCAGCGGGACAGCGCCCTGCGGGAG GCGGAGGAGGCGCGGGCGCAGCTGCGGGCGGGGGCCGAGGCACGGGCGGCGGCgcggcaggagctgctggaggcgCAGCGAGAGGCCCGGGACAGCCGCGAGGGCCGCGACACCgagcggcggcgggcgcaggaGGCGCGGCGGGCGCTGGGCGACGCGGCCCGGGAGAAGGAGGCGCTGCAGCGCTCCAACGAGGAGCTGCGGGCGGCCCTGCGGCGCGCCGAGGGAGAGCGCATCAG CCTGAAGCGCTCCGGGGAGgacaaggagcagcagctggcgctgctggaggcggcgcgggcggcggccgAGCGGGAGGTGTCGGAGCTGCGGGCGGCGCTGCGGGGGCTGGAGCGCGCCCGCCTGGAGAGCCggcgggagctgcaggagctgcgcCGCCAG GTGAAGGAGCTGGACAGCGAGAACagccggcggggccgggagctgGGCGAGCTGCAGGCGCGGGTGGCCCTGGAGGAGCAGCGGGAGCAGCGGAGCCGCCGCGAGGCCTCCGGCCTCAGGCAGAAGGTGGCCGAGAGCGAGGCCGGCACCGAGGCTGCCAGGAAGGAG ctgcagcagctgcagcagcgccTGGCGGCGGCGGAGCAGGAGTTCCGGCGGcgggagcaggagctgtcccgcagcctggaggaggcgcGGGGCAATGAGAAGAAGCTGCTGGCGGACGCGCGGAACCTGCAGCTCAAGGTGGAGGCGGCGCGGGCCGAGGTGgccgagctggggctgcggcTGAGCGCGGCGCAGGGCCGGGCCCAGGGGCTGGAGGCGGAGCTGGCCCGCGGCGAGGAGCAGCGCCGGGCCACCGAGTCCCGCCTGGGCGGCCTCCAGGCCACCCTGCGCCGCACCGTGGCCGTGGCCAGGGCCAAGG GCGGGGTTCCGGAGGGGccgggcagccccagccctttggcggatcccgatcccgatcccgatcccgaggCGCTGCGGGCGGCGCTGCGGGAATTCCTGCGGGAGCTGCAGGACGCGCAGCGGGAGCGG GAGGAGctccgggggcagctgggcagcctgggccGGCGGCTGGCGGAGGCGGAGGCGGAGCGGGACAGCGCCGGCGCCCGAGCGCAGCGGCTCCAGAAACTGCTGGACGAGAGCGAGCAAG AGCGGCGGGAGCTGAGCGGGGCCCGCGcctcgctgctgctgcaggacgaGAACCTGCGGCGCTCGCAGCGGGAATGCCGCGGGCTGCGGGAGCGCCTGAGCGCCCTGGAGAGCGGGATGCGCGCTGcggagcgggagcggcgggcgggACAG CCCGGGTGGGAGCGCGGGGCAGCCCAGGCGTGCCCGGCACATCCCGGCTCCACGCCCGCGCTGCGGCGGCTGCAGGAGAAGCTGGGCGAGCTGGAGGAGGCGCggcagaggctggagctgtgcgAGAGCCGCAGCGCCCGGCTGGAGCTGCAGCGGCGGGCGCTGCAGGCGGAGCTGGGCCGGGCCCGGCGCGCGGTGGCCGAGCGGGACGCGGAGGCGCGGGAGGCGCGGCAGCGAGCGGAGCAGCTCCGCACGCAG ctggctcaggccGAGTCCCGCTCGGGGCCGTTCCCGGTGCCGCCGGGGAGCGGCTCCAAGGGAGAGGCTCCGGACGGGTCCCTGCTCCACGAgcggctcctgcagctccagaacGCGCTGGCCGCCGGCGAGACGGACCGGAGGCTGCTCCAG gaggggctggaggaggcGCGGCGGGCGCTGGCGGAGGCGCGGCGGGAGAAGGGAATGCTGCGGGAGCAGCTGCGGGAGCAGCGGGAGCTGGGAACGCTGCGGGAGCTGGAAATGCTCCGGGAGCCGGGAATGCCGCGGGAGCCGGGAACGCTCCGGGAGCCGGGAATGCCGCCGGAACAGGGAATGTCGCCGGAGCCCTCCCTGGACCGGCAGCAGGAG GAGCGGGACCCTCCCGGCCGGGCTGGATCCGCGCGGCTCCCGGCGGGGCCGGATCCACCCCCGGGCTCGGCCGAGcgggagctggaggaggctcGGAAACGCATCCAGGTGCTGCGG GCGCAGGTGTCGGCGCTGGAGCTCCGGGCCCGCCCGCTGCCCGAGGCGCCCGCGGAGCTGCAGCGGGAGCTGGAGCGGCTCCGGCTCGGCCGCGGCGGCCTGGAGGAGCAG atCGCGCTGCtcaaggagcaggagctgcagcgaCATCCCAGCGGAACTTAG
- the CROCC gene encoding rootletin isoform X5 yields the protein MIRGPGAIPHPGGVKAASPLGNPGSLHPGAFPAGASSGLRSLRSAGLGALRERSVPGAMASLLSLQEENRILQQELSRVEDLLAQSRAERDELAIKYNALSERLEQSLRLEPEEAAESRSLAQHNIELRRLLEEEQAAYKRKLQAYQEGQQRQAQLVQKLQAKVLQYKKKCGEVEQQLLEKATELEQERLTIQLDASGSQPDEESSNELENALIRLEEEQQRSSSLVQVNSMLREQLEQANVANAALSEDIRKLTADWARARDELEQREAEWRREEESFNTYFSNEHSRLLTLWRQLVTFRRHFGDMKATTERDLSELGHEVSRTGRAAHAACLHLAANLRLAESQAGAARERQELRLEQLQEQLAARARDAEREKANLAARLAELTAALERRRSEDEEKERAVEALTLQLRELEAARAREPTPEQVQALRSELELLRRTLHEVTQAVLADDPELPTPAVSPPCPPVSPPCPAVSPLRSLSASAAAAAVHAALSRRQLQLQEARSQVEAGREAAGSLRRELGMLEQRLEQLGAEAGSCRRAQEEAQREGLQLRAQVEGLRRELCRAEAALAEEQQRAGALQQEREQLRRRSEGLQDSRDQADRDAQAALEQLEHSQQQVQELEAQRARAQRELLEAREELSRALLEAELARGEQEALAEALGKAQGSCGELAEARRAAEAEESRLRDALAKTSELAAGLARDKAELGRRLERLEQERERGRLRSRELCRELALLRARLESGPRPGGERRELERPRGEPRDDGRGLREELRELRGLHERLRHSLGQAVQEQSAAGEALARARAEQERLRAEQERLGRTQAALAQDGAGLAVQLAAAQRQERHRDREAAGLRSEKEGLESTVFQLQQELAQLQTRNQQLEAQGRTLTQAKEALEAELGVARRERAQELRERRQAVAVAEAAAVAAALQSARDTHREQLEHLQREKEELEAERGQLVQEHEELVAELAAARQQRQSEKQQALALQEEERVALAGTLEGLQRSLDEATAELEQRRREVTGHQEKEQALAAELRSLRARAEEAALSHEREASTLRDQAAAAAKQRDSALREAEEARAQLRAGAEARAAARQELLEAQREARDSREGRDTERRRAQEARRALGDAAREKEALQRSNEELRAALRRAEGERISLKRSGEDKEQQLALLEAARAAAEREVSELRAALRGLERARLESRRELQELRRQVKELDSENSRRGRELGELQARVALEEQREQRSRREASGLRQKVAESEAGTEAARKELQQLQQRLAAAEQEFRRREQELSRSLEEARGNEKKLLADARNLQLKVEAARAEVAELGLRLSAAQGRAQGLEAELARGEEQRRATESRLGGLQATLRRTVAVARAKGGVPEGPGSPSPLADPDPDPDPEALRAALREFLRELQDAQREREELRGQLGSLGRRLAEAEAERDSAGARAQRLQKLLDESEQERRELSGARASLLLQDENLRRSQRECRGLRERLSALESGMRAAERERRAGQEKLGELEEARQRLELCESRSARLELQRRALQAELGRARRAVAERDAEAREARQRAEQLRTQLAQAESRSGPFPVPPGSGSKGEAPDGSLLHERLLQLQNALAAGETDRRLLQEGLEEARRALAEARREKGMLREQLREQRELGTLRELEMLREPGMPREPGTLREPGMPPEQGMSPEPSLDRQQEERDPPGRAGSARLPAGPDPPPGSAERELEEARKRIQVLRAQVSALELRARPLPEAPAELQRELERLRLGRGGLEEQIALLKEQELQRHPSGT from the exons ATGATCCGGGGTCCCGGCGCCATCCCGCATCCCGGGGGTGTTAAAGCCGCTTCACCCCTTGGCAACCCCGGCTCGCTCCACCCCGGAGCTTTTCCTGCCGGAGCCAGCTCGGGGTTAAGGAGCTTACGGAGCGCGGGGCTCGGGGCCCTCCGGGAGCGCTCCGTCCCGG GAGCCATGGCCtcgctgctgtccctgcaggaggagaacaggatcctgcagcaggagctgtcccgCGTCGAGGACCTGCTGGCCCAGAGCCGGGCCGAGCGCGATGAGCTGGCCATCAAGTACAACGCCCTCAGCGAGCGG ctggagcagagcctgcgGCTGGAGCCGGAGGAAGCAGCCGAGAGCCGGAGCCTGGCCCAGCACAACATCGAGCTCcggaggctgctggaggaggagcaggctgCCTACAAGAGGAAGCTCCAGGCCTACCAGGAGGGCCAGCAGCGCCAGGCCCAGCTGGTGCAGAAGCTCCAAGCCAAG GTGTTGCAGTACAAGAAGAAATGTGGGGaagtggagcagcagctgctggagaaggcgacggagctggagcaggagaggcTGACA ATCCAGCTGGATGCCAGCGGCTCCCAGCCCGACGAGGAGAGCAGCAACGAGCTGGAGAACGCCCTGATCCggctggaggaggagcagcagag gagcagcagcctggtgcAGGTGAACTCGATGCTGCGGGAGCAGCTGGAACAGGCCAACGTGGCCAACGCGGCGCTGAGCGAGGACATCCGGAAGCTCACGGCGGACTGGGCACGGGCCCGGGACGAGCTGGAGCAGCGGGAGGCGGAGTGGAggcgggaggaggag TCCTTCAACACGTACTTCAGCAACGAGCACAGCCGGCTCCTGACCCTCTGGCGGCAGCTGGTGACCTTCAGGCGCCACTTCGGGGACATGAAGGCCACCACCGAGAG GGACCTGTCGGAGCTGGGCCACGAGGTGTCGCGGACGGGCCGCGCCGCCCACGCCGCCTGCCTGCACCTGGCTGCCAACCTGCGGCTGGCCGAGAGCCAGGCGGGCGCGGCCCGCGAGCGGCAGGAGCTgcgcctggagcagctgcaggagcagctggcgGCGCGGGCACGGGACGCGGAGCGGGAGAAAGCAAACCTGGCAGCGAG gctggcgGAGCTGACGGCGGCCCTGGAGCGCCGCCGGAGCGAGGATGAGGAGAAGGAGCGGGCGGTGGAAGCGCTGACCCTGCAGCTGCGGGAGCTG GAGGCCGCACGTGCCCGGGAGCCGACGCCGGAGCAGGTGCAGGCTCTGCGCTccgagctggagctgctgcgcCGGACGCTGCACGAGGTCACCCAG GCGGTTCTGGCAGATGACCCCGAGCTCCCCACACCTGCAGTgtcccctccgtgtccccccgtgtcccctccgtGTCCCGCCGTGTCCCCTCTCCGCAGCCTCTCTGCCagcgccgctgccgctgccgtcCACGCAGCCCTGAGCCGGcgccagctccagctgcag GAGGCCCGGAGCCAGGTGGAGGCGGGCCGGGAGGCGGCCGGGAGCCTGCGGcgggagctgggaatgctggagcagcggctggagcagctgggagccgaggccgggagctgccggcgggcgcaggaggaggcCCAGCGGGAGGGGCTTCAGCTGCGGGCCCAGGTCGAGGGGCTGCGCAG GGAGCTGTGCCGCGCGGAGGCGGCgctggcagaggagcagcagcgtgcgggggccctgcagcaggagcggGAGCAGCTGCGGCGCCGCAGCGAGGGGCTGCAGGACTCCCGGGACCAGGCTGACCGCGACGCCCAGGCTGCCCTcgagcagctggagcacag ccagcagcaggtgcaggagctggaggcgcagcgggcgcgggcgcagcgggagctgctggaggcGCGGGAGGAGCTGAGCCGGGCGCTGCTGGAGGCGGAGCTGGCCCGGGGCGAGCAAGAGGCGCTGGCAGAGGCCCTGGGCAAG GCGCAGGGCAGCTGCGGGGAGCTGGCGGAGGCCCGGCGGGCGGCGGAGGCGGAGGAGTCGCGGCTGCGGGACGCGCTGGCCAAGACCAGCGAGCTGGCGGCCGGGCTGGCCCGGGACAAGGCGGAGCTGGGCCGGCGGCTGGAGCGGCTGGAGCaggagcgggagcggggccggctgCGCAGCCGGGAGCTGTGCCGGGAGCTGGCGCTGCTGCGGGCGCGGCTGGAGAGCGGCCCCCGCCCCGGCGGCGAGCGGCGGGAGCTGGAGCGGCCACGGGGGGAGCCCCGGGACGACGGGCGGGGGTTGCGGGAGGAGCTGCGGGAGCTGCGCGGGCTCCACGAGCGGCTGCgccacagcctgggccag GCGGTGCAGGAGCAGAGCGCGGCGGGCGAGGCGCTGGCGCGGGCGCGGGCGGAGCAGGAGCGGCTCCGGGCTGAGCAGGAGCGGCTGGGCCGGACCCAGGCGGCGCTGGCCCAGGACGGGGCCGGGCTGGCCGTGCAGCTGGCGGCTGCCCAGCGCCAGGAGCGGCACCGCGACCGCGAGGCCGCCGGGCTCAG GTCGGAgaaggaggggctggagagcaccgtgttccagctgcagcaggagcttgcCCAGCTCCAGACCCGCAATCAGCAGCTGGAGGCCCAAGGCCGGACACTGACCCAGGCCAAGGAGGCGCTGGAGG cgGAGCTGGGCGTggcgcggcgggagcgggcGCAGGAGCTGCGGGAGCGGCGCCAGGCGGTGGCAGTGGCCGAGGCGGCCGCGGTGGCAGCGGCACTGCAGAGCGCCCGTGACACGCAccgggagcagctggagcacctCCAGCGCGAGAAG gaggagctggaggccGAGCGGGGCCAGCTGGTGCAGGAGCACGAGGAGCTGGTGGCCGAGCTGGCGGCAGCGCGGCAGCAGCGCCAGAGCGAGAAGCAGCAG gctctggcgctgcaggaggaggagcgggtggccctggcagggaccCTGGAGGGGCTCCAGCGGAGCCTGGACGAGGCCACGGCCGAGctggagcagcggcggcgagagGTCACAGGCCaccaggagaaggagcag GCCTTGGCCGCGGAGCTGCGCTCGCTGCGGGCGCGGGCGGAGGAGGCGGCGCTGAGCCACGAGCGGGAGGCGAGCACGCTGCGGGACCAAGCGGCAGCGGCGGCCAAGCAGCGGGACAGCGCCCTGCGGGAG GCGGAGGAGGCGCGGGCGCAGCTGCGGGCGGGGGCCGAGGCACGGGCGGCGGCgcggcaggagctgctggaggcgCAGCGAGAGGCCCGGGACAGCCGCGAGGGCCGCGACACCgagcggcggcgggcgcaggaGGCGCGGCGGGCGCTGGGCGACGCGGCCCGGGAGAAGGAGGCGCTGCAGCGCTCCAACGAGGAGCTGCGGGCGGCCCTGCGGCGCGCCGAGGGAGAGCGCATCAG CCTGAAGCGCTCCGGGGAGgacaaggagcagcagctggcgctgctggaggcggcgcgggcggcggccgAGCGGGAGGTGTCGGAGCTGCGGGCGGCGCTGCGGGGGCTGGAGCGCGCCCGCCTGGAGAGCCggcgggagctgcaggagctgcgcCGCCAG GTGAAGGAGCTGGACAGCGAGAACagccggcggggccgggagctgGGCGAGCTGCAGGCGCGGGTGGCCCTGGAGGAGCAGCGGGAGCAGCGGAGCCGCCGCGAGGCCTCCGGCCTCAGGCAGAAGGTGGCCGAGAGCGAGGCCGGCACCGAGGCTGCCAGGAAGGAG ctgcagcagctgcagcagcgccTGGCGGCGGCGGAGCAGGAGTTCCGGCGGcgggagcaggagctgtcccgcagcctggaggaggcgcGGGGCAATGAGAAGAAGCTGCTGGCGGACGCGCGGAACCTGCAGCTCAAGGTGGAGGCGGCGCGGGCCGAGGTGgccgagctggggctgcggcTGAGCGCGGCGCAGGGCCGGGCCCAGGGGCTGGAGGCGGAGCTGGCCCGCGGCGAGGAGCAGCGCCGGGCCACCGAGTCCCGCCTGGGCGGCCTCCAGGCCACCCTGCGCCGCACCGTGGCCGTGGCCAGGGCCAAGG GCGGGGTTCCGGAGGGGccgggcagccccagccctttggcggatcccgatcccgatcccgatcccgaggCGCTGCGGGCGGCGCTGCGGGAATTCCTGCGGGAGCTGCAGGACGCGCAGCGGGAGCGG GAGGAGctccgggggcagctgggcagcctgggccGGCGGCTGGCGGAGGCGGAGGCGGAGCGGGACAGCGCCGGCGCCCGAGCGCAGCGGCTCCAGAAACTGCTGGACGAGAGCGAGCAAG AGCGGCGGGAGCTGAGCGGGGCCCGCGcctcgctgctgctgcaggacgaGAACCTGCGGCGCTCGCAGCGGGAATGCCGCGGGCTGCGGGAGCGCCTGAGCGCCCTGGAGAGCGGGATGCGCGCTGcggagcgggagcggcgggcgggACAG GAGAAGCTGGGCGAGCTGGAGGAGGCGCggcagaggctggagctgtgcgAGAGCCGCAGCGCCCGGCTGGAGCTGCAGCGGCGGGCGCTGCAGGCGGAGCTGGGCCGGGCCCGGCGCGCGGTGGCCGAGCGGGACGCGGAGGCGCGGGAGGCGCGGCAGCGAGCGGAGCAGCTCCGCACGCAG ctggctcaggccGAGTCCCGCTCGGGGCCGTTCCCGGTGCCGCCGGGGAGCGGCTCCAAGGGAGAGGCTCCGGACGGGTCCCTGCTCCACGAgcggctcctgcagctccagaacGCGCTGGCCGCCGGCGAGACGGACCGGAGGCTGCTCCAG gaggggctggaggaggcGCGGCGGGCGCTGGCGGAGGCGCGGCGGGAGAAGGGAATGCTGCGGGAGCAGCTGCGGGAGCAGCGGGAGCTGGGAACGCTGCGGGAGCTGGAAATGCTCCGGGAGCCGGGAATGCCGCGGGAGCCGGGAACGCTCCGGGAGCCGGGAATGCCGCCGGAACAGGGAATGTCGCCGGAGCCCTCCCTGGACCGGCAGCAGGAG GAGCGGGACCCTCCCGGCCGGGCTGGATCCGCGCGGCTCCCGGCGGGGCCGGATCCACCCCCGGGCTCGGCCGAGcgggagctggaggaggctcGGAAACGCATCCAGGTGCTGCGG GCGCAGGTGTCGGCGCTGGAGCTCCGGGCCCGCCCGCTGCCCGAGGCGCCCGCGGAGCTGCAGCGGGAGCTGGAGCGGCTCCGGCTCGGCCGCGGCGGCCTGGAGGAGCAG atCGCGCTGCtcaaggagcaggagctgcagcgaCATCCCAGCGGAACTTAG